A stretch of Meiothermus sp. Pnk-1 DNA encodes these proteins:
- a CDS encoding addiction module antidote protein, with translation MKKVKLKKWDVVEHLKTEEDMLLYLEACLEEGDPALIAAALGDIARARGMSQVAREAGLSRESLYKALSGEGNPEFATVMKVLKALGLRLRAEPVSA, from the coding sequence ATGAAAAAGGTGAAGCTGAAAAAGTGGGATGTGGTGGAACACCTGAAAACCGAGGAGGATATGCTGCTCTACCTCGAGGCCTGCCTAGAAGAGGGTGACCCCGCGCTCATCGCGGCTGCGCTGGGCGATATCGCCCGGGCTCGAGGGATGTCGCAGGTGGCGCGCGAGGCCGGGCTTTCACGCGAGAGCCTGTACAAAGCCCTCTCTGGCGAGGGCAACCCGGAGTTCGCCACGGTGATGAAGGTGCTAAAGGCGCTGGGGCTCAGGCTGCGGGCCGAACCCGTCAGCGCTTGA
- a CDS encoding type II toxin-antitoxin system RelE/ParE family toxin, translating into MPQIVQTEVFARWFASLRDAKAKAVINARLRRLELGNFGDCAPVGEGVSELRIHYGPGYRVYFVQRDLEVVVLLAGGDKSSQSRDIKRAREIARNL; encoded by the coding sequence GTGCCGCAGATTGTCCAAACCGAGGTTTTCGCAAGATGGTTCGCCAGTCTGCGGGATGCCAAGGCCAAGGCGGTCATCAATGCCCGTCTGCGTCGCCTCGAGCTGGGTAACTTTGGCGACTGTGCCCCGGTAGGGGAGGGAGTGTCAGAACTACGGATTCACTACGGGCCTGGCTACCGAGTGTACTTCGTGCAGCGAGATTTGGAGGTGGTGGTGCTGCTGGCAGGTGGCGATAAATCCAGCCAATCCAGGGACATCAAACGGGCTCGGGAGATCGCTCGTAACTTGTAA
- a CDS encoding type II toxin-antitoxin system Phd/YefM family antitoxin: protein MERISARELKNRLGRYLGLVREGKSLEITDRGRPVARLVPQGTGLPERLQAMVILDFLEPGEGRLSPQPPVARARGSVAELLIAERG, encoded by the coding sequence ATGGAGCGAATAAGCGCACGGGAACTCAAGAATCGCTTGGGGCGCTACCTCGGGCTCGTGCGGGAGGGGAAGAGCCTGGAGATCACGGATCGGGGCCGGCCTGTAGCCCGGCTGGTGCCCCAGGGAACCGGCCTCCCGGAGCGCCTCCAGGCCATGGTCATCTTGGACTTCTTGGAGCCGGGGGAGGGAAGGCTCTCGCCCCAACCCCCCGTGGCCCGAGCCCGCGGAAGCGTGGCCGAGCTCCTGATTGCGGAGCGCGGATGA
- a CDS encoding type II toxin-antitoxin system VapC family toxin, translating into MTRMVYLDTSALVKRYVEEAGTPGVQALIGGADVLGTSVLTRVEMAAALSKAARMGFLTREEAEAALEAFLADWPRLYRLKATDLLLEWASNLAWEEGLRGCDATHLAAALLWQGMLEVPVITATFDRDLWMAAKRRGLEVWPDIL; encoded by the coding sequence ATGACCCGGATGGTCTACTTGGACACCAGTGCTCTGGTAAAGCGGTACGTGGAGGAAGCCGGAACCCCCGGGGTCCAGGCCCTCATCGGGGGAGCAGATGTGCTCGGCACCTCGGTCCTGACCCGGGTGGAGATGGCCGCGGCCCTATCCAAGGCAGCGCGGATGGGGTTCCTTACCCGGGAGGAGGCTGAGGCGGCTCTGGAGGCCTTCCTTGCGGATTGGCCCCGACTGTATCGCCTGAAGGCCACAGATCTTCTCTTGGAGTGGGCCTCAAACCTGGCCTGGGAGGAGGGGCTAAGGGGATGCGATGCTACCCATCTAGCCGCAGCCCTTCTTTGGCAAGGAATGCTGGAAGTGCCAGTGATCACGGCCACCTTTGACCGGGATCTTTGGATGGCTGCAAAGAGAAGGGGTCTAGAGGTGTGGCCCGACATCCTGTGA
- a CDS encoding CsgG/HfaB family protein, with translation MAYVSFRGSYGVNEELRRAFDDAVQAAVFNHPYISKRFDLLERSRIEPVLREQNFVISQGIDPRNAPELGKLLGARYILLGELVSFDAKENRSQVLLANVSTLSLHVRVALTLVETESGRVLARVSADRTETVLTQTGVGVSWTLQLSTPVTLPEKAVTDALNKICYEALNELFRRLAA, from the coding sequence CTGGCCTACGTCAGCTTCCGCGGCTCCTACGGCGTCAACGAAGAGCTCAGGCGGGCCTTCGACGACGCGGTGCAGGCTGCCGTCTTCAACCACCCCTACATCAGCAAGCGCTTCGACCTTCTCGAGCGCAGCCGCATCGAGCCGGTGCTGAGGGAGCAAAACTTCGTGATCAGCCAGGGGATTGACCCCCGCAATGCACCCGAACTCGGCAAGCTTTTGGGGGCACGCTACATCCTGCTGGGTGAGCTGGTGAGCTTCGATGCCAAAGAGAACCGCAGTCAGGTGCTCCTCGCCAACGTGAGCACCCTGAGCCTCCACGTGCGGGTGGCCCTGACGCTGGTGGAGACCGAGAGCGGGCGAGTCCTCGCGCGGGTCAGCGCCGACCGCACCGAGACGGTGCTCACCCAAACCGGGGTTGGGGTTTCCTGGACACTCCAGCTCTCCACCCCGGTCACCCTGCCCGAGAAGGCCGTGACCGACGCGCTCAACAAGATCTGCTATGAGGCTCTCAACGAGTTGTTTCGTAGGCTTGCTGCTTAG